The stretch of DNA GACCAAAGAGGACCTCGCCCTCGCAGGACCGATGCCACCGCCGGCCTTCTCACCGAGCTGCTCAAGCACCCGTTCCTCTCACAGAGAGATACCACGAGATCATTCAGGCTCCGGGATAAGGCCTCCCCGGGCGCATTTCCACGTGCGAAAGAAACGTCGCGGGTGGCTTTTCTTCCTTACCGTATATGTAAAGGCGAAAGGAGCGTCTCGTGCTTGTAgcgccggcgatcctcccctctccCCTCCCTTGTCAGTTGTCCATTCGAGCATATATCGTGGCACTGTTGGGTGAAAGGCGAAAGAGCGGAGGGGTGGTGGACGGATCGCAACGCGGCCAAAAGGTTGCCACGCGCCGGCCGCCGTCGGCACCGCCCCCGCCCCGGAGCACGTCGAGTCGCCCGAGATCACGTTCCGATCTTTCGTCCCGGCGCACGTCGATCGCCCACCGGCATCGCTCGCTCTCCGCAGCGCGCGGCCATGACATGCCATGGCATCCGGCGTCGATCGGCAACGACGCGTCGCCTGCCGGCCTCGTTGGTTCTCTGCTGCGCCGGACGACGACCACGCACGCGTGTCGCTCGCCGTGTCCTGGCTCGGTCGTGCGCGGAGCCGCGCACGGGTACTACTATTATTATCACGCAAAGATCGATGGTTTTGCCCGCCCCCACGTGGTCGACTCACCTGCTCTCCACTCGTATCGCCGGGAGATCTGATCTGGGCCGCTTTGGCGGGCAGGTAGGTACGCACATGCATGACACGAGCCTATCTCAGCCTCGATCGGCCGAGCTTTCTGAATGACTTCGCACCAGCGCCGGCCGATAGCTCGTCCCGTCTTCGCAAACCAGCACATGTTTCAGAACATCAGCTGCGGTGGTGACGGTGATCACGACAGGTTCGCCGCCACGATAAAAGAGCGGACGGAGAGTGGTTTGCGTAGGACGACTGACCGTCGACGGCGACCGGTTCGGCGTCCTTCGGTAGACTTTGGCCATGAAAATCCATAGCTCATGTGCTGCACGGCGTAGGCGGCATATGTGTCGCCGTCTCGTGGCGTCGCGCGGGCCTTTGATATCGATCATGGGGCGGTAAGCTGCTCTGTCTCGTCCCAATAATTGATTTCCTCTGGGCGGGCGGATGGTTGCTGGCGAGGAAGACAGCGACTCGCGCCTGGAGGTTTCACGTTCTTTGCCCGCGCACCACACGACCTCGCTGGTAGAGACTTGTCCAAAAGATTTGTGCTCTTGATTTTCGGATGGCTACTTGCGAGATTTTTTCCTTTCCCTACCATACTACAAAGTGAAAAGCGGGTTGGATATGCGACGTGCCGTAACAGAACAATGGGGTGAAGTTGATGTGACCTTCCCGACGACGTATTCTCGAAAAAAAATCTTCCGACAATGTAGCATTTCTTCCTTTTGGAATCAATATAGTAGAAATATCATGGAAGAACAGGGATTTTGGTTTGGGTGTGTTTATGTCTCAGTCGACTCAGACTTAACCATGCCTCGGTCAAGTGATATAGTATTtaggaagaaaaaggaaaaaccgaAAATAAATTATTGTACGAATCTTCATGCAAGATCAAAGgaatatagcatcgactgagacataacaaagtctaagtcgactgagacttagcaaaACTGTTTTGGTTTTCATCCACAGCTTTAGCCAAGGGATTACTTtgtactccctttgtcccaaaaaGTGACTCGGCTTTGAGGAAGATCTAGGAGCAAATATTATGGCAACAACATTTGTTCGTTTGGTAAGTaaatctacatggatttttggaaggAAAAAAACGAGCATGGCGACTCTGTTTTTCTACTTCCCGACTGATCTCCTGGCTTCAAGttgaggaaattctagaaaattaaTGGATAAGGATCTCATTTGATTTCACATTCGACAAGAAAAGGTGCCTTGTGTTTACATAGTGCTGGGGTTACATCCAAGGACCAAGGCTGACTAGTAGCATGCCGAGCATAGATTTAACAGTTGACACTACCAAGCAAACCTAAAAAGGCTTAGGAGCACAATGATCATGGCTCCACTGTTTTCCTACTCCCCAGTTGACTTTCCAGCTTTCAGTCGAGCAAAAGGCAGGGAGAAACAATTAGTGGATAAGGGCCTCGTGTCGCATCGACAAGAAAAGGTGGCTTGTGTTTGCGTAGTGTTAAGGCTGACTTATAAGATGCTGAGGATAGATTAATGGTTGACACTGCCAAACTACCAAGTAAACCTAAAAGGGTTTTGAAACAGAATCATTGCGGCTCCTACTCCGCGACCGATTGATTGGCTCGGAGTTGAGGGGGGAAAAGCAGAGAACTCTGGATAAGAGTCCACTGCACATGGACAAGAACTGTGGCTTGTGTTTATCTAGACTTGGGTTACATCAGGTCTGACTTCATAGGATGCTTATAAGGATATGTGATGAATATTTAGTACTGCCAGTAAAGTGAGGGAGTAGTGACTGTTGAATTAGCACCAACTGGGCAATGCTTCAACAAAAGCTGAAGAAACTTTTTTGGACACAAATATCTGGTTTTGATTCAAGTTGTGGGTATTTTTGGAACCAGGATAAGAGTTGGATTAGTCATAACAAGCTAGAATCCAGTGACAGCCAGCCCCCTCAGGGGAAGGCAGAGATCTACAAATCATCAGCACACACCTTTGTCTagccaattactccctccgtcctaaaataagtgtctcaactttagtacaactttggGAGTTGGGACACTTATTTTGCAATGTAGGGAGTATTTTGGAACATGAGAGTATATGTTAATGTGTCGGGGAGTAAACCATTACCTTTTTCCTCTTGCCTTGTGGAAGCTGCAGGCTCTGCCCATTGGGAGCTTCGAGCTTTTGAACCCTCCAGGGATCTACAGAGGAGAAGGGTGGAAAGGCAGATCACCATCTGACAGTGGATGTCATGCAGATCTACATGAAACAAGGACCAAGGACCACTCTTGAGATCAAATCATTAGTAGGTCATGTCCTTATCATGTGCCAATACACAGGCAGAGGGCATTTATTGCTGTGGTGGTAGCAACAGAGCAGTCATAATCAAAGTACTAGCATGATCATGGCAAATGAACAGGCAACAAAGCAAGGAGAACGTGGTAACAAATTGATGCTGACTGAATTTCATCATCCAATATCTTCTTGATTAATAACAGCAGAAGGTTGTGACCAGGAAAAGTGATAGTGGTCTACATTGATCTACAAAAATAAGTTGTGGAAACTATAAAAAATGGGAAGAGAAAATTTATCGTAGCTGGGATAATCTAAAATACAAGGCAAAAAAGTTGATGGAACATTGCAACATAGATAACGCCATTCCTTCGTCTGAGCAGATAGACTGAACAGTACATGGCAAAACATCAATGGCTGGAGACTTGAGGGCAAAAGGAACCATGTAAAATCTCTGCTGCCGAATTGGAGTCAACCTGCAGCCAATCTCTGTGCAATCACTAATCGGTTCCGACAACTCAACTACGGTACAACAAAGGCATCAGTCTGGTGCTGGCCAGGAAAATAACTCAGATTCCATTGGGAATACAGTGACTCACAAGATGAGATGCCTCACCAAGGTACATACATCAAAGAAACCTCGTACAGGTTCAAGTCTCGACACAATCAGCCCAGAGAAGAATAATTGATGGTTTGCTTAATTAAATGATGCATTCATATTCCCCACAATTCAAAATCATCCGCGGGGAGCTTCCTCTCTGGCTCTGGAATACTTGAACAGGAATACAACAGCAATGATCGGGAATAGTAGAACAAACATGACCGTACAACAAACTTCTTCAATGGCAGTACTACAAGATGTTGACAAATGATGGAGCATCTTCCCTTGGTCCTGCCAACGATCGATACAGGTACAGCTTATCAACGGTATCCATTTCCCCTTCATTTTCCTTCATTACTTCAACCACCAGATTAGGCATTTGCTGAGCTACATCCCCACAACCCTTCACAGTTAGCCTGCATGAGTTCATCCAAAAGAACCTCATGTTGTAAAAATAGTTCAGGCCAGAGAGCAATCCTTTGTCGCCAAAAGGGCTATCTCTGACCTCGAGCTTCTGCAACCTAGTGCACCCCTCAAACACATGCTGAAGAGACATGTCACTATTCCCAGCAAAGGCAACAGACAGAGTCTTTATGAGTTTTCCGTGTCTCCCAATGTATGCAAACGCCTTATCAGTGAGCAAGCCAGAGACTGAGAGTCTGGTGAGCTTCTTGCAGTTCATCACAATCGCCCCAAAACCCTCATCCATGGGCGCCCCGGTAATCCGATCAGGGCGGTGGCGGCCCATAATACAGAGGCGGAACACCAAAAGGTCAGGGCAGTTCTCGGACATAGCAATTACTGCTGCATTTGTCATGCGCTGGCAAAAGTAGAGAATTGATTCGAGCTTTCGGCAGCCTTCTGAGATTGCCTGGAGACCAATATCTGAGACTGAGCCCTCAGAATCCTCGGTGGCATCCAGAGGAAAAACACGTAGCTCACGGAGATTTGAGCATGTTTCAGCCACAGCCCTAAGGCCTTCATCACCCACAGTATCAAGAACCTACAATAAGAAATTGGAACACCAACACCTGATGTCAAAGTACATAAACCAATATATCTATCAATGTGACGACAAATGAAATCACAAAATACTTACCCATAAAGTGCGAAGATTGATGCAATGGCGAATAACTGGTATGAACTCTTCATCTGTTAGACCCGCAAAGCTAAAATTGAGGGAAGTGAGATTGGCACAAACTTGGTAGATTGCTGGGAGGTATGCTGCATTGGCATCCAAGAAACCTGACAAACAAACAAGTGATCTGGACGCCGCGAAAGAGGTAGCGAGCTCAGACACAGACAAAGCACCCCCAGGGCCTGGCTCAGATCGGAATGATCCAGTGCCAAGGTGAGTTAGATGGGGTGCCCTTGCCATGAGACGACGCAACTGCTCTATCGACACATGATCATTGACGCGCAGACGACGCAGAGCTGGTGAGCGTGCAACAAGTGCCTCCAGGGCCTCAAAGTTGAATGGGACACTAACACAATCAAATACAAGCGATTCCAGCGACGTGTTGCTCTCTGGAAACTTGGAGATCCAATCCACcacctcgctctcctcctcatggAAATAATCTTCAGTCAGATCCAGTACCCGAAGATGCCTAAAAAATAAATGCAACGATCCATAAGATGATACCACTCTTGAGTACTAGTATATCATAGTTTGAGACATTTGTTTGCTAGAACTATTTGCCATAACCATGACAAGAAAACGATCAAAAGTTGAGTGCTACTAACGGCAAAGATTCGAGTGTGGCACTACCAAGTGTCACGAACTGAGTAGAGCTCAAGAACAATAAAGATCTAGCTTTGAGAGAACGTGTAGGGATGAGAACCCGGCGCGGCAATAAAAGCTAGTGTAGCCTAGATCAGATTCTGATCCAGGGCAAAGTCGGACCAATAAAACCGAAAAAAGCATAAAGGAGTAGGCGTGCACATTAAATAAAGCGGGGAATGGCATGATGCAGCTGAGAAATGAACAAATGCGCCAATGGCAGTACGATACTGTCCCAGCCCGTAAAGTTGATACGTTCGTTGATACCCAAAGACGAGAAAGGGAAGGGAAGCGTACCGGCAGCCCTCGGCGATGACGGCGAGGCCGCGGGTGGTGAAGCCGTCGCAGCAGACGAGCGAGAGCTCCTTGAAGAGCGGGAAGGACTTGGGGATGAGCGCGAGCTCGTCGTCGGAGACGGTCATCCGCTTGAGGCAGATGCGCTCGAGGCGCGGGTAGGCGGGGCCGAGCGCGGCGACCCAGGGGGAGACGTAGGCGCCCCAGCCGTGCGGCACGAGGCTGAAGTCGGCGAAGCGGGGCTTCCCCTTGAGCACGACGGCGCGCACGCCCCCGAAGCGCTCGACGGCGCGGCGCGGCGAGACGGCGTAGCAGTTGCCGATGAAGAGCTCGCGGCGGGTCTGCGCCTCGGCGCGGTACCAGGAGCGGCAGACGAGCGAGGCCGCGTTGCGGTCGCGCGCCGCCGTGAGGAACTCGAGCACGCTCTCCAGCACGTTCTCCAGCACCTGGTCCGGCGGCGCCCACCTCCCGCCGTTGCCGTTGCCGCCCCTCAGATCCGGCGCCCACCTGTCGCCCCGTcccgccccgccgtcgccgtcgtcgtcgtcctccgacATCCGCGACGGCGACGAGCCGGAGGAGtcgtcgtccgccgccgcgccgcgcaTGCTGGCGGGGGCTAGGGTTGCGGCGGGCTGGGGGATCggagcgggggagggggaggaggaggggggagcGCTCATGTGGCGAGGCGCTGGAGGTGAAAAGGATTAAATAATGATTAGATCTGAGGAGCGAGCGAGGTGGACTGAGGGAAGCAATGCCCGTCCTTTTTATTCCTCTCGCTCTCGCCCTCCCTCCTCGCCGGTGAAAGTTTGGATTTTTGGagacggatggatggatggatggggagCGGTGATGCGATCGGGCGTACTACACCGGACAGCAGTGCCCGGAGACGACCGGGAAAGCACGGAAGAGGACGGGGATGTACGTACGAATTTACGTTGCGCCACGGAGAGATTGAAGAGACATGGCCTGCTCCGGGTGCGGCCAATTATATGATGCATCAGGGTGTTTGTTCTTGAAATACAAGTATAGTTCCACAAGTTTAGTCTTTTCCAGTAACTTTCCTGATGCGGTAGGTTGTTGGAACAGGTGTTAACCAGTCAGTTTCAAGTAGAAAAATATGCTataagagcaacttcaatggggtGATCCATTTCGTCCACCGTCGTCCGTTTGAGTTGGCGCGGACAGAAAAGTCGGCCCAATgcgtcgacccaaacggacgcgtgtACGCTTTCATCCGCCTGCCGACCCATTTCCGGCCCATTttttagccggatttgcgtcggcgtgGACACAAAACGGACGCGCGCTTGCCCTGTTTTCTCACCGGGGCCGCTTGTCGGTGGCACATTGGTCTCTCCATATCAAACAACACACCCTCGCCCGCCTGCTTCGTCGCCGATAGTTCTAGCATACGCGGATAAAAAAAGACCAACTACTCATCGCTTTCCGACCccgactcggtaatgtcctcctccgacgtctgaatgtaggcgtcagcatgctgctcgtctttgaagtcccaagccCCACGTTTCTCGTAGCTTTAGTTTCAATTGAGCGGCCTGCTTCCGCGAACGCTTGTCCTTCCGATAGGCGGCTCGCCCCGTCCTCCTCGCGTCCCTCTCCGTCCTCCTTTGCTTGTAGAACTGACGCTCGTCGATGATGTCTTGTGCGAAGCGTTCGCGCCACACCATAATGGCTTccacgtccatctcggcgatggcgaggcgacgctCCCGCCTCCGGTGGACATGACGATCCTCGTTGGTGAACAGCCGCGGGAGAGGCGCGAGATCCTACGCCCGCGGGCTCGACACGTCGGGAAAATTCATATCCCGACGAGGCCtcgggaggcgccacgccgccgcgtcgtgcgcacgggcctcctcctCTGCGGTgttgaaggtgccgaggatgaggcgtttctcgccaaaccagatctcggaggagaaggcgccggagcggcgcttgCGGACTCCGCAAAAATCCAAAGCGCCTAGGCGACGCatcgacatggtggcgcagaggCGGCAAGGCTAGTGAGAGGCGGCGAGACGAGTGGGCGGCGGACAGAGTGTGGAGGGAGCGCCTTCTTATAACGAGCGTCAGCCGCGGCGCGCGCGCGAACCATTCCCGCGCGCTGGAGCGCCAAAACCAGCGCGCTAGGCCGCTTTTCCCCCCCGCGCGCGAACCTTTCTCGCGCGCTGGAGCGCCAAAACCAGGGCGAcgacatggccgctggcatgatctaaAGCGCGCGCAGTCATgaaatgggtcggcccgttgggcgcactgccgacccaaatctaAAAGAGTGTGGACGGCGGGCGGGCGGCCAACCCAAatggacaaaaagcggacaaaaacaccgtccgtttgggtcggcccgttggagctGCTCTAAAAGCTCCCACAGCCGGACCTCTCAAACACTCCTTTCCTCTCCCTACACCCGAGCGGCCGACCTAGCCAGTAAgaacaactccaatggggcgacccatttcgtccaccCGCATCCGTTTGGGTCGGTGCGGGCAAAAGTGGTGGcctaacgcgccgacccaaacccaaatcacgtccgcttcgcgtccgcgccgacgcatttgcggcccaaatttgcgcCCCAAATGCGTCAGTGCGGACATCGACCGGACGCCACGCGCGCCTTCTCGCTGTCCGCGGCGTCCCTACCTGACGCCCGTCCAACTACCCGCTGCCCacgcggtcagcttaatttataatcacgggcccacgcgtcagcgacggcGGTCGCCCTTTTAAGCCGACCGTCCGACGGGGCCGTTCTCATCCAAACTCGCCGTCCACATCTAGGCAAGCTCGCTCCCCCATCGCCGGCAAATCCTAGCCAACCCTAGCCAAATGGGGCTCTTCTGCGGCGCCGGCAGTagcagcaaggccaagggcaaggcCCTTGCTGTCCCTTTCCCCTTCGAGTTCCTACCACCTCCGCCGACGTCGGCTCACAGGCAGAGGGTGCGCgtgaacgtgccagtgcaccaCGCGGAGTGGCACTGGCAGCCCGCGTGCCTCTGTCGTACCCCGACGTGACCctgccgcacgactggcatctggatccaGAAAGGATCCCAGTGTCGGCGGTGCCGCGGATGGCTAGGGTgcacgcggaggaggtgcggcgccggcgggcgagtacgaggagatgctcgagcgcgacctcgaggaggaggtgcgcgaggctgaggaggaggcgcgccaggtcaCGGCTGCACAGGCGGCCGCACAGCCCCCCGTGCCGGAACAGCCCCCCACGCCTGCACTGCCCGCACCGAAACAGCTGTC from Triticum dicoccoides isolate Atlit2015 ecotype Zavitan chromosome 6A, WEW_v2.0, whole genome shotgun sequence encodes:
- the LOC119317935 gene encoding transport inhibitor response 1-like protein, yielding MSAPPSSSPSPAPIPQPAATLAPASMRGAAADDDSSGSSPSRMSEDDDDGDGGAGRGDRWAPDLRGGNGNGGRWAPPDQVLENVLESVLEFLTAARDRNAASLVCRSWYRAEAQTRRELFIGNCYAVSPRRAVERFGGVRAVVLKGKPRFADFSLVPHGWGAYVSPWVAALGPAYPRLERICLKRMTVSDDELALIPKSFPLFKELSLVCCDGFTTRGLAVIAEGCRHLRVLDLTEDYFHEEESEVVDWISKFPESNTSLESLVFDCVSVPFNFEALEALVARSPALRRLRVNDHVSIEQLRRLMARAPHLTHLGTGSFRSEPGPGGALSVSELATSFAASRSLVCLSGFLDANAAYLPAIYQVCANLTSLNFSFAGLTDEEFIPVIRHCINLRTLWVLDTVGDEGLRAVAETCSNLRELRVFPLDATEDSEGSVSDIGLQAISEGCRKLESILYFCQRMTNAAVIAMSENCPDLLVFRLCIMGRHRPDRITGAPMDEGFGAIVMNCKKLTRLSVSGLLTDKAFAYIGRHGKLIKTLSVAFAGNSDMSLQHVFEGCTRLQKLEVRDSPFGDKGLLSGLNYFYNMRFFWMNSCRLTVKGCGDVAQQMPNLVVEVMKENEGEMDTVDKLYLYRSLAGPREDAPSFVNIL